A portion of the Oryzias melastigma strain HK-1 linkage group LG1, ASM292280v2, whole genome shotgun sequence genome contains these proteins:
- the LOC112137665 gene encoding uncharacterized protein LOC112137665, with protein sequence MKNTFVCDESMIITIPVGSIQELQDGQLMPEQFYCVFNDHFKVLVIKGKAQPLGADQAIFGLLLSALALLVYESLIWIFTIPSIVFVICGGLSFAAGKCPNMTVVKLSFSLNILSLLWSITAFVINLILLISYYLPYWIYPYYRQYPYYWEYPPYREYSPYLEVRQILILILSLLVVEFFICIFLIYWLSKAICRQHFNTLPTIVLKPGN encoded by the exons ATGAAGAACACCTTTGTCTGTGATGAATCCATGATCATCACCATTCCTGTTGGGAGCATCCAGGAACTTCAGGACGGTCAGCTGATGCCAGAACAATTCTACTGCGTGTTCAATGATCACTTCAAGGTCCTTGTCATCAAGGGGAAAGCTCAGCCTCTCGGA GCAGACCAAGCTATCTTTGGTCTGCTTCTTTCTGCTCTCGCACTGCTGGTCTATGAAAGCCTTATTTGGATATTTACAATTCCAAGCATTGTG TTTGTGATCTGTGGCGGGCTGTCCTTTGCTGCTGGGAAATGTCCAAACATGACTGTG gTGAAGCTGTCCTTTTCCCTGAACATTCTGAGTTTACTTTGGTCAATTACAGCATTTGTTATCAATCTGATACTCTTGATTTCATACTACCTACCTTATTGGATATACCCATATTATCGGCAATATCCATATTATTGGGAATACCCACCTTATAGGGAATACTCACCTTATTTG GAAGTGAGACAAATCCTAATCCTGATATTGAGTCTGTTGGTTGTTGAATTTTTCATCTGCATTTTCCTGATCTACTGGTTGAGTAAAGCCATTTGCAGACAACACTTTAATACGCTG CCGACTATAGTGCTGAAACCAGGAAACTGA